ACCGAATTTACCTTATCCAGCACTCTCTGCGCATGTGCTGCGAAATATGCTATTATTGAATGCAAACAGTTACACACTATTGCCATCAAGCTTGCACTTGATTCTAGCAGTTTTGTTGGGACTGCATTTCTTGATGTTTATGCAAAGTGTAATATGATAAAGGATGCCTGCTGGGTTTTCGAGAATATGCCTGAGAAAACTTCAGTTACATGGAGTTCATTATTTGCAGGATTTGTGCAGAATGGTCTCCATGAAGAGGTATTGTGTTTATTTCAGAGTACACAAAGGGAAGGAATGCAATTGACTGAATTCACTGTTTCATCTATCCTCAGCACATGTGCAAGCTTAGCATTGATAATTGAAGGAACACAGGTGCATGCAGTTATTGTTAAGCATGGTTTTCATAGGAACCTCTTTGTAGCAACATCTCTTGTGGATGTCTATGCAAAGTGTGGTCAGATTGAAAAATCATATGAAGTATTTGCTGATATGGAAGAAAAGAATGTTGTCTTATGGAATGCAATGATTGCTAGTTTTTCTAGGCATGCTCATTCTTGGGAAGCAATGATTCTCTTTGAGAAAATGCAGCAGGTGGGGATTTTTCCAAACGAAGTTACCTATCTCTCCATCTTGTCAGCATGCAGTCATACTGGCTTAGTTGAAGAGGGCCGTCACTACTTTAACCTGCTATTGTCTGATCGGACCGCTGAACCTAATGTCCTTCACTATTCTTGTATGGTTGATGTTTTGGGGCGATCTGGGAAGACTGATGAGGCTTGGAAATTACTTGATAAAATGCCATTTGAACCAACTGCATCTATGTGGGGATCTTTGCTTGGATCAAGCAGGATCCACAAGAATATTAGATTAGCCAGAATAGCAGCTGAACAGCTTTTCCGTCTTGAGCCTGAAAATGGAGGGAACCATGTTTTGCTATCAAATGTATATGCTGCCAGTGGAAACTGGGAGAATGTTGTTGTTGCAAGGAAGTATTTGAGGGATAGTGGTGCTAAAAAAGAGATGGGCAGGAGTTGGATTGAGGCGAAAGGCAAGATTCATGTTTTTGTTGCTGGAGAGAGAGAACACCCAGGAATAACTGATGTATACAATAAGTTGGAGGAAATTTACCATGAGATGAGAAAGATTTCTCACAGAGCCAACACACAATGTGATCTGCATGATGTGCATGCTGACCAAAAAGAGGAGCTACTTAAACACCACAGTGAGAAACTAGCATTTGCTTTTGGTTTAATCAGCTTGCCCCCTAATATACCAATTACTATATACAAGAACCTTAGGATCTGCGGAGACTGTCATTCCTTTATGAAGATTGTATCCTGTATTACAGAACGCCAAGTCATTGTCAGAGATATCAATAGATTTCACCATTTTAAGGATGGCTCATGTTCTTGTGGGGACTTCTGGTGATCTAGGACTGAATGAGGAATACCAATCATCTACCAGCGGTGCCCTCATCATGTAGAAAATTATTGCCCTGTGAGTAGTGGCACTGCCGCACTAAAGATCTGTGTCAGGACTTATATTGATATTCTTTGTCACCCAAGTCAATAATGTCATGCTGCTGGCCCCATTTGGTGTAATATCAACACAATCATCTGAACTGTGCATAGCAAATGGAAGCACAGATGTGAGTCCTTATTTATATGAGATACTGAATAGATTGTGCGACCTACAAAGATATTATCTTGTACAGTGATTTTATCATGCATTGCAAGCCACTTAAAAATCCATGATTTGGTTTTTGCACTGACATGCTTTCATGGGAAGTAGATCGATGCAAGTTttgtatatatgaaaatatacaTGGGAAAATATGGAccggaagatttttttttattagacaTATTCAGGGAAATGGATTTCTTCTGACCTCAACATTTATTGATTTCAGAGCCTACAGAAGTTGCAATTGAAACTATTTGGTTTGTACTAGTGCTCTGAAGTTAATTGAACTGCACAATTGGATGCACATTTCATCTACGCTCCTATAATCGAATCTTTCTCATCATTTTTCCACTCCAAAAATGATGAATTCTGGAAAGTGGTATTCCTCGCTCTCTTTTTCTTCTGTTGCTCCTATCATGTCCTTTGCGATTTCTATACATTTTTGTGCTGTATTTAAATACAGTATATTTTATTGCATTCCACATAATTGTACTCTAGCATTTGTTGGTCTTAAATACAAGAGCTTgtagtttgtttgtttcttgCAATTCTTTTGTTCTGCTTACAACTAACAACCAGATTTCCCTGAAACTTTAATCGTATGGTGGGAGTATCAGATTTTCCTTTTTAGCTTTTAATTTCGTAGTAATAGTCTTCTACTATCTATCTAGTGTTGTCTTCAGTATGGCAAATTATTGATATTCTGGAACAAAAACAGCAAGCGCATTGGTTCAGATTTTCATTACCTAAAAGCCTCTAATATGTTCATCAGTCATAATAGACAAAACCTGAGCTGTTGGTTACGCTAGGATGTCGACAAGTGTACTCCTAAAAAACTAATTTGTCATATTCTCTTGATCATGATGATCAGTTACTTTATGATGTTGCTACGTCAAGGCATTTGTCATCAACGACTGAAAACATCTTTTCACTGTCTATACTTACGGCATAACATAGGGGAAATGTTTGTCCTTGTCATTTCTCACCCTTACCAACTTACTGACTGTTCTATAGTTTTCTCTATCATGGTAGAACCGGCCATATCTTTGGTCCTTACAGTCCAATACTGGTCCACCATGCGCATGATACACCTGTTTTTCAAGGAAAGTACTGTTTGTGTACAAAAGCTGGCGTCTAGAACCACTTGAAGGTAGTACTCAGGAAAAGGGCAAATAATGCCTACAAGAGATGACCATTCATCTGGGTTAGCCATCTCTTTGTGGACCATGCCCATTCATGATCTACATGAAGGCAGCAGCTTCTTGTAGCGAAAAATGGGATCTTGCGGGCTTTCTGGCCTTGTGGCTGATGATGCAGTAGTGATGCCTTCCTTGGTGTTGGTGGTGGGTATATCATAGCGTCTTGTAGGTCCGGTTTTTGAGTTGGGCCCCTGCATGGCTGCATCCAGTTTTGTGGGTCAGGTTCTGGTAGTCCCAGTAGCCAAGGGTGTGTGGGTCACTGAGTCACTCATGTGACGCATCCTCAATCTCATCTCGTATAACCGTTTTTAATCATGTGGTAGTTAATTCTATTGCCTGCTCACCACCATGCATCGTGTTTAGTAATTCTTTGGTTTAACccacctaattttttttttgcctaaaCCTGTATTCTCTATCCCTGGCAGTAACTACATTGAGTAGAGACTAAAATTAGGCAGGTAGGACAGGGGTTTAGTTCCAGACAGAGATGCACAATCAGCTGTATATTTTTAACATAGATGACGTGATTAGTCTGTACTTGGCAGTTGTTCCTTTGACAAGGCCTCCTTTttgttatatataaaaaaacagatCCTTTTTCTCGGTATGCGTTAAGTAGACTAAGTGAGGGTCTACTTTATCATTATGGCACTCACATGACTCTTTTCTGCTAATGCTAAGATATATTATTTGGGGTTCAAAGGCGTTAATCATGCAACCCTGGAGTGCCTCGGATAAGGTTCATCTTTTGTCATTAGGGAGAGCTCCCCCTGCACATGGCTACGGTTCTTGCAAGCAGACAGGAAATCTTGCTGTTGATACGGTAGTTAACCTATTAAGTTTAATCATCACTAGCACAATTGCCGCGAGGAAGCCCCCCATTCAGATGAATCTGAGACCTGCATCTCATTCTTTATTTTCCTAATCAAATCTCTATTCTAGTACTAACCTTAGTTTTATACTTAATCTGTCCTGCATGTAGAAATTGTGTACCTACCTTCTTAGGGCAACTTGCAGCTTGCTCAGTCGTCATACATACCAAGTGGTGCTCTTGCCTCCAAATTAGCTTGGTGGCCTAGCTAGGTAATGCAAAGCTTTCACTCTAGATTCTTCAGGTAGGAGTACTTTTGTTTTAATTAGCTATGGTTGTGTTTCATTAGTTGACACGAGGTAACTGCCTGAAGTTAATTAAGAGGCTGATAGCACCACGTCAGTTCAGTTAGGCCTCCATGTTCCTTTCTCCAGGCATCTGCTGCTTTGGATTATTGACCGGACAGAGCAATAAATCTGTGGTTTAGCCTCGTACAAACCTTTCTAACATAGGCAACAAAAGCAGGAGACAgatctccatttttttttaatcttttgatACCTGCATGCTGTGTGGGGAATCTGGCGGATTATTGGAGTTTAGTGGCCTTTTTGTGTGCCTTAGACCATCAACTTAGCTAGCCTTTTTTTCTTTGTATCCTATTAGGGCAAATTGAGCCCACTTGTACACTCTAACTTTTGTTGTGCCTTTCCTTCCCGAGGGAACAGAAAGGTAGAGACCGGCCATTAATAGACTAGTAAAAGATCAGGACATGAAAATCCCCAGGTGTCGGCATTGCTTGTGGCACATCACTTCTTTAATGGTCCTTGGGGCATCTACTATGAATTTTTTCTCCATAATTTCACTACTCCTACTACTGCTAGTGCATCACCACCACCCTGTTGCTTAGAGAAGGAGAAATGCACTGCACATGCCCCCCTCCTCCTTGCATTACTCATTATTAGGTGAAAGCATTGAATGAATTGATTGCACGaggttaaatttatttttttaaaacaaagaacaactcatgcatcatgcatgtagaAGTATAGAACAGTAGAAGAGTCATTCATGCATGTATAGAAACAGTAGTAGTGGTAGAAGAAAAGGGGAAGAGAACAAAATCCCCATTGGGGTATTACTTTGTTTCTTCAGGTTCAGGGGAGGCAGCAGGAGAAGGATACATCAACTTCACAGTTTGTTCATGGACCCACTCACAGTCACATACTACAGATGACACATACATACTTGCAAAACATGTCaatttttcctctctctctctctctcctgtttGTTTCTCATGGTGTGtcaccatctctctcctccctctccttttcAACCTGATGTTTCCTGAAACCTCCCCACCTGCTGCAAGGGCCCCCGTACTGTAAGTAGGGTTTCTGGAAGACAAGAATGTAAAAAAAACCCAGGAAAAGGGGCACTCTGATGATTCATGGAAGGAAGATTGCCCGGGAAACAAGGGATCTCTCCCCacttccttcttcttttttcccttcCAACAGGTCAATTCAATCGAACCTGTCACTTGGTTCAgagtgtagtagtagtaggctGGTGGTAGTAGTAACTAGTTTCACTGTTGGTGGTTAGGATTCTGCAAGCAAAGGCCTCAGATCTCCTCATCATCTCATCAACTAGCTGCCCCTGTTGTGCAAAAACAAGAGAATTGTTTGAAAACCTTAGAATTAACAattgaatttgatttggagaagTGCTGGTCGTTGCTGTCATTTGATTTCTAGTTCGTTCTCTACTAGCTTAATGCTGCAACTGTAATTCTAGATGGCTGTTAAAACTGAAAAAATACTGACCAGTAATTTGGCACTGTAGACACTGCGGCGTAGGGGCTCTGGTGGTGCATGTAGCCGTACATTGCCGTCGCCTGATCCGCCTCCGGCTCCGGGCCGCAGTCGAGGTTAACGCCGAACAGCCTGAgccgcctcgacggcggcggcgccgacgccgcgctgCTGCTCTTGGCGTCTGCTTCTCTCTGCGACTCTCCTGCAAATTGTTCCACCGCGAAAGGTATATGATCTTTAATCACTTGCTGTAGTTGCATGTTAATTATAGTATCAAagtgcttaattaatttgttcttgAGTTTCTACTACTAGATATGCAATTGCGTGTTTAGTTAGTTACCTGCGTGTAGTATGTCGCTGTGATCTTGGTCTACGGAGCGATGGTAGGCATATGAATTGGCAGGGCTGGTAGGGTCGTAGGACGAGCCCGACGTGCTGTAACACATTGGGCTCCACggctgctgctcgccgccgttgagggcaggcggctgcggcgtgacgcgaacggcgggcggcggcgcgggcgcgctctCGCCGCGGCGCCTGCAGCCGATGAAGAGGCggtcggcggcgccgaggccgcGGACGCGCTCGAAGTggacgacgtcgccggcgtcgaggcGCTTCTCCTTGACGTAGCGGCTCCAGCCCTTGGTGAGCACGTAGCTCTGGCTGCTGGTCCAGTAGGAGTAGCGGAACCGCCATGGCTTGCCGGACTCGTCCtcgaaggagaggaggaggccctTCTCaccggagtcgccgccgccgagcgggaAGTACCTCTCGGCGTGCTGCTTGGGGATCACCAGCCTGTTGAGCTTGCCGACGTCGCTCGGCGTCAGCGGCTTCTCGAACAGGTGCTCCCTCTcgtagtggtggtggtagtgcAGGTTGGTGTACATGGCTACACCCCATGGCCACGCCTGGGGGTGCCCCTGGGCGAGAGGGTGCATGGCCATTGCTGCGGCTGAGCTAGAGCtgatcgatcggtcgatcgaAACAAAGATGTGTTGGGAGCAAAAGTTGGGTagtggagaagaggagaggagaggagaggaggtaggagatgaagatgatgatggtgTGTTGTGTAGAGAACCATGCACATATCATGGCTAGGCATTTATAGCCTTCCAACTATACTAGTAGTAGAAGTGTAGAGCTTTATGTATTGATATTTGCTACTAGTACATGAGGTTCTTTTGGTGTATGCATGTATTACTGCTAGAtctctagagagagagagagagagagagagatggggagttTTTTTAACCTAGGTAGACAGGAAGAATCAAAGTGAAGGGGGGTTCAAAGGTGGTGAGGTTAGAATATATAGTCTGAGTGTAGGTGATGAGGAATGATCAGGTGGTGGTACTTAAAAGTTGGTGCCTGGCCATTGTGGCCTAATCACAGCCATCCAGGGGGGTAGACCCTACCATTGCTTTCCATGTGCATGGGTGGTTGGGGGcctatgcatatgcatgtatgACCACTGTCCTTAACTCCCCATTTTAACTTGTAGAGGTCCAGGTTCCTTTAGCTTCCTGGTGTGTTGCTGCAGGGCACCAAATTTCGATTTGGCTTTGGAAGTCCTGGGTAAGGAACCCAAGTCTATCCCACTGTTCATTTGGAACTGAATGAATGAGGAGGCTTGTTCTTGTTGCATTGCAATTTAACCTGTGGAGAAAGACATGGAATTTTAGTATAGATTTACTAGCTAAAAGGGGTGGATTGATAGATTGGCAGCAGTTTATATTTGTGGTCCACTTGAAATAGCtggtgtactccctccatcccaaaaaaagacaaaccttggtttccgtgtctaacgtttgactgtccgtcttatttgaaaaaattatgaaaaaaattaaaaagacaagtcacgcataaaatattaatcattttttatcatctaacaacaataaaaatacaaattataaaaaaatttatataagacggacagtcaaagttggacacgaaaacccatAGTTTGCCTTAtttttggacagagggagtaggcaATAACTTGTTCAGGGTAGAGGCCTCTTGTGAGAGATGTGACATTTGAGGTGTATGGGCTGTGTGCTCTAATTATCATGCACAGCCATGGAGTAGAGTACTCCTACTACTAGCAACCAGCCATTTCTTTGATCTCAGATTCAACACAATCAAGGGGTTTTGTCAGGAGGCCTGTCTCATTGAATGTGTGCTGACCACCCCTTAAGAGGACAAGACTTGCAAGTTACAAGCTGGTTTTGGTTGGATTCTCACACAATGAATTGAATTGGCTGTAAGATATTGTTTCCATTCAAACCTTTGCCCTAGGACAACCTACCCTGCTCAGGACACACACAATTCCACTTGTAAGGAGTGTGTGTGCTTGCGTGGGAGTAAAGCCATCGGTCATTACTCTGCTTCTTCTTGTGTGGATGATAACCTTAATAGTAATAAGTAAGATCAGTGGTGGTTCTTTATCATTTCATTAGGGCATTTTGGGGGGGCACCTCTTGCTGCTGGAGGATTGGAATACAGAACATAATATGATCTgttctttatattttttttaacgacaGATCTGTATCAGATTCTGTAAAATATTAACGATAAAATCAGCAATGTCGCTTTGCTTGCTTCTTTGGAGACAAGTATTCCATCACATGGTCAGATACATTGTGTGCTCACTGATGTATACTAATGGCCAAGTATTATTCAGTTTGTCAGCCTTTGGAGAAACCGGAGGGCCCAAGATGGGGCGTTTTTTTGTCCAGAATCCAATCATAACGGTGATTTAACGGATCTCCTCATAGGTAATTGCTccattaattttattatttgctTCTTATTTTCAATTAGCACAACATCACCCATCCAGATCATATGTCAAATACCAGTATCATCTAAACATTATGTTTTCTTCTACCCTGGCCTAACTAGCACCAGGAAAATTGGAGCAAATACATGATTATTATTATCTCACGTGACCTTGGCGTTACCTGTTCTGCCTTGGTGTTGCCGGGGGCTCCAAGTTCCCAAACGTCAAAATATTCTAACATTGAAATGGGAAATAGGATCAAGATTGGACCTGCGCAGAGATCCCCCTTCTCCAATTTCCAATAACCTCATGAATGGGGTGATGCAAATTTTTGTCCCCAATTCCTTCACCCCCTGCTGTTGCGTGTACAACTCCTGGTCCTCGTAGTCACTACTAATCCCTAGAAGTTTTCTGCTATTGTTTTctctgtgcatgcatgcacattgAGGGGGTGTGTAGATCcaaggtgtaaagttttggtgtgtcaGATCGAGTATTATAAAGGGTGTCGTATGGGATATTCGGACACTAatagaaaaaactaattatagaatccggCAGTAAATAGCGaggcgaatttattaagcctaattaatctgtcattagcaaatgtttactgtagcaccacattatcaaatcatggagcaattaggcttaaaagattcatctcgcaaattagtcgcaatctgtgcaattagttattttttgtctatatttaacaCTTCATGCAGgtattcaaacgttcgatgtgatagggtgtaaaattttcgtgtggaaactaaacagggcctgagATAGTACTATCAGATATGCAATAAAGATCACCACCTACATGGCTTCATCTGCTGCATATGTAATACTCCAGTAGTATTAGTTAACCGCATGCATGATATATAATACTCCACTTTTATTAAACTACTATAGTAAATCTCTCTGTCAGCATGATGAGTCTATGCTTAGCATCTCTTGGGCTGTGAAAACATGCATGATTAAATTCAAGTTGCATGTTTTCTTATGGAATCTTGTCAAGAAAAGTCATGGAGGTTACTCGATTGCAGTCTCATGCAAATGATGGAGCCTAATTTACATAAAGAcggttttttttaactttaaacTAGATTTTTAGCCTTAGAATGCTAAGAGGCCagattttctatttttatttttatttaaaaagaagTTAGTTAATTCATTAAGGTTATGCTTATATCATGTAGAAGGTTATGCTTATTATTTATTTCAAGATATTTCGACTCTTTCTTAATCTTCGAAAAGAGAAATTTCGTAGTTCATGTTTCATAGGTTGTCTGTACCTTGTACTACTATGTTCTGAACTTCAGCTGATGTATGCATGTCTCTACTCTTGTGAAATACTAGACTCTTGAAAATAAAGAAAGGGCATGCATTAATCTCGTTGCATCTTATAAAACTCAGTGGAAGGATTTGCCTGAAAATTATGAAACAGGGCCTCTGATTCTGATGGTagttaaacatatactacataatATAGTCATTGACAATTGCATCATTGTCAAAACATTGACCAAGAAGAAATGATGCAGTGTACTGTACTTTCAGTTGTATAGCTGTGTACGTATCTGTTGAAGAGTGGAGGAACACACCAGATCAGAACTACTAAACTGGTACCCATCTGCAGGCAAGGCATAGCATCTGGACAGTGCATATGCATGCACTGGCTGTGAATTGTTGCCCCAAGTGCATCATATTTAAAGGTGGCAATGAGGATCGGAGCTAGGGAGCCACGCAGCAGGTTCTTCATCCTACAAGCTTCAATCATGCAGCTCACCTGCCCAATCGTTTGATAATTCAGGTTTGTGTTTCTCCATGCACATGAACGAATTTGGTATCTTATGGAGAATTGTATATTCAGATAAAACTCTAGATAAGGGGACACATGCTAATGCTCCTCATTATGTTATTCCGTGTGGCTCTGTTCCTTTCCATGAGGCCACGTACTTACGTTTTTATATTTGCCAGGATCATGCAgatgtatgtgtgtatgacCAAGAGCCTTGAACGGCATGATGGACGTGGGGAGCATATATACAACACCTTTATTATTAGGAATGGTGTTGGTTTAATTAAGATGTACGAACTTCGAAGATTGTTTTTGTGGTGGCTTGTCGCTGGTTGATGTAAACTAATACCCAATGTGATGTCTATTCTACGTGGCCCGCGGCTAATGCACACATGTCCTCAACTACTAATATATCCAGGTTAGTTTCTGGCCTCTCTTTGCTTTGATTCAAtggaagatgaaaaaaaataaacttttgtTATTGTAGCAGATCTCATTGCCTCAAGTGCCATGATCTTGATGGGTCCTGGACCTAGTAGGCAAGTACTAGCATAATTAGCGTTCTTGTGTAAGATTTCCCAGGTTAATGATAAACATTATAGTAGTAGTTGTTGTAACAGCATTCTGCATGAATGCATGGTCATGTTGCAGTATTGTGACGACTGCCTAAATTTCTGTACCATGCAGGTGCGACTAAATCTGAGATCTTTTGAACAGATCTTGGTGTGTGCTGTGGGAATGCGTAAAGGAGAGGTGCAGATGATCTCAAGAttggagctttttttttttcttctgttttggCGCACTGAAGAAAGACTGACTGACGTGATAGAGAAGGGCAGGGGAGGAGATGATGGCAGAGAAAAACTGGTATGTTTTCAGATGCCTTTTTACCCTCGCAGTCGCAGGGCCGGCCTGCATTGCTGTCATGTTACTACTACTCTCTGTCAGGGTTAAAGAGTACACTCTCCTATAGGAGTGAAGGGGGGAGACAAAGTGGAAGCAAGGCCCTCCTGATTACCACGAGAAAGAGAAAGTGAGAGTTTGATACTAGGCCCTAAAAAGGATGAACACACACAGGTTACAATGGTGTGATCAGGTGAGGATTTTCCCCTCATACGGCGGACTACtctcttcgtttcatattataagatgtttgattttttttcttggtcaaaattttatagatttaaccaaatttataaaaaaaattagcaatacctacaataccaaattagtcTCATAAAATTCAACatcgaatatattttgatacaaagtttatttttattgGAAATGTTactataattttctaaaaaaagtttgacaaaaaaacaaacgatttataatatagagggagtatttaataGTGACATGATGATAATTGCATTGATGGAGTCCAGCTCTATTGCATCATGTTAGTTAAGTACTTTCTTTAGTCAAAAACATTTGACGTTGGAAAAACTAACCTCAGTTTTCGCTACATCATATAAGTTTGATTAGAGAAAGTACAGTAATATCTTTGTTTTTGTCACTAATTAACCGGTATATTCAGCTTGTTTTTGTCGCTTGCTGAAGTTAAAAACTAAACTTTCCTCTACTGGGTACGGGCATAATCCTGACATTTCAATTTGTAACTGCATTATTTGTATTAAGAGGAACTAATGAAGCATGGAAGGTGGGGTGGGGTCCCTAACCGAACTAGTAGTAAATTTGAGTTTGAGCATTGTGGTACTCAAATTAGATAACTGCTCCTTATTAACTacaatccaaatttaaattgtCAAACTTAATTCTAAGTTGATTTTGTGGTTTTCTCATTGTTCTTTATTTTCCATCATTAGCTTTCAAAATGTACAAATATAAAGGTTTTACCTGTAtagaatttttaattaattaattcatgtTTCTACAGTTCATCAGCCACAGCTTTCTTTGTATCCTTCATTTATTCATGATATGGACATATAGACAAGATGTCAATTCTTTAAAACTGCGGCTCACTTTTCGCATTGGCTTAATCTTCTAGCTAAGCTGCTAGTTGTAGTTGGTGTATTAAACTCAATAAATATAACACTTCTGCTAATAATTTCCATATGCCTGATCTCCGTTTTTTTACCAATGACATCTCTTTAATTGTAACATTATTGTTGGCTTCTTGCGTGAACAGAAAACACCAAATTAACTTATATTTATCCTGGTGGTCTCTTCCAAGGGGTACCTGAAAGAAAGATCGATCCAGTTGGATGAGCTAGAAAAGCACCCGGGACAGGTACGTACCCAGCTGCACTGTATCAGTACCAAGAAGAGTCAGCCGCTTGTTGTCCCTGCACGAACCTGACCCATCATcactcatcatcatcgtcagcATTCAGCAGCAATGCAATGCGAGCAGCAGGTAACAAGATGAAGAACAACTTTTGTGTAGATGCATCACTTTTGCACAGTTGCATATCGCAGTTTCTGTCACGGGGCTATGCATCATATCGATCGTATTATcatcgcagcagcagcaatagCTGGTCCTTTTCACTGCTGCtcctcgtcgtcttcttctccttccccaCCGGAACAGTTCGGCACGCAGACTGGCATAAGTAAGGCCCCCCGCTCTTTTATTTCTAACTAAAATACAAGTTTTATCTCGATTTTTTTGTTaacacatttttcaaactgtCAAACAATATTGTATTTCATGCGAAAACCTTttatatcaaagtttatttaaagtaggaaaaagtacgaattaccccctaaactatggtggtcgaccgaattacccccctaaacccgGAAACCAGACATTACTCACCCCGAACTTTTAATaccagacgaattacccccctcaacaCTATTTTGAGCGGTTTTGACTTAAGTTTGCacacgtggcgcctacgtggcaatccagtcagcaaataaaaataaaaataactccCTTGGGCTCACcggtgaagcatctaggcccccggtgttaattttggtaattaatgacaagcactaattgtggactaaccatTGTCTtttgagctatacattttaagttagatccacgtcatgtgtgcgcatggatgactatcgatggattaaaatttgatggcgcgaagcgaagaaaagaaaacggtaAAAGTAgtgttttagttttaaaattgatcgaggtgaagggcgatcaaatttgctagtttattttttagtttcgctgtactattaagaggggtaatgacctagcaaagagatgattttaattgccacattaggtcattatgcatttagacttgtgctcgCTTTTCATCTCACACACACAATCACTTGGAATTTCACTAGgctcggcctgaccaggggcggtcagaccggccacatagtggcggtctgaccggcgtgccctggtcggtctgaccggccgcaagaAGGCGGTCTGACTGGTgcataaggccggtctgaccggcggcccatgcgcggtcagaccggccccctggaggccgaGATGGTGCTACTTggggtggccgatacagagccgacggagccatA
This genomic window from Oryza sativa Japonica Group chromosome 12, ASM3414082v1 contains:
- the LOC136351068 gene encoding pentatricopeptide repeat-containing protein At5g04780, mitochondrial, translated to MGIWFHYHPLCQRTKALTLACSGIYFATRAFCDKPNHRIVHKDKNLVRVERDLIDVFTLHELLQLCAKRRSLLVGKSCHGLAIHFGLVTDTVTCNILINLYTKCGQNDCARRVFDAMSVRSIISWNTMIAGYTHNREDVEALKLFSRMHREGTQMTEFTLSSTLCACAAKYAIIECKQLHTIAIKLALDSSSFVGTAFLDVYAKCNMIKDACWVFENMPEKTSVTWSSLFAGFVQNGLHEEVLCLFQSTQREGMQLTEFTVSSILSTCASLALIIEGTQVHAVIVKHGFHRNLFVATSLVDVYAKCGQIEKSYEVFADMEEKNVVLWNAMIASFSRHAHSWEAMILFEKMQQVGIFPNEVTYLSILSACSHTGLVEEGRHYFNLLLSDRTAEPNVLHYSCMVDVLGRSGKTDEAWKLLDKMPFEPTASMWGSLLGSSRIHKNIRLARIAAEQLFRLEPENGGNHVLLSNVYAASGNWENVVVARKYLRDSGAKKEMGRSWIEAKGKIHVFVAGEREHPGITDVYNKLEEIYHEMRKISHRANTQCDLHDVHADQKEELLKHHSEKLAFAFGLISLPPNIPITIYKNLRICGDCHSFMKIVSCITERQVIVRDINRFHHFKDGSCSCGDFW
- the LOC9268451 gene encoding B3 domain-containing protein Os11g0156000-like, producing the protein MAMHPLAQGHPQAWPWGVAMYTNLHYHHHYEREHLFEKPLTPSDVGKLNRLVIPKQHAERYFPLGGGDSGEKGLLLSFEDESGKPWRFRYSYWTSSQSYVLTKGWSRYVKEKRLDAGDVVHFERVRGLGAADRLFIGCRRRGESAPAPPPAVRVTPQPPALNGGEQQPWSPMCYSTSGSSYDPTSPANSYAYHRSVDQDHSDILHAGESQREADAKSSSAASAPPPSRRLRLFGVNLDCGPEPEADQATAMYGYMHHQSPYAAVSTVPNYWGS